One genomic segment of Actinoplanes ianthinogenes includes these proteins:
- a CDS encoding SAM-dependent methyltransferase, whose translation MPVITLLSPDASPGSAALARIAKAATDTLGIAPDRCWVTWQRLDRDAAYRPQWQGDGPYPPIGFVTCKASYPAALVGDLLRAVQGELAAVLGIPGSDIYLAVRRGIEGELLVRDEIWNGDDVPAVTAQPVAHVVGGREEVFDDAWDGVEAVIRLDGSRFGPEALYGLADFSHLEVVFQFDRVPLSKIETGARHPRGNTEWPLVGIFAQRGKNRPNRIGVSRCKLHRVDGLDIHVSGLDAVAGSPVLDIKPYMAEFGPRGTVRQPAWTEEIMRDYY comes from the coding sequence ATGCCGGTAATCACCCTGCTCTCGCCGGACGCCAGTCCCGGCTCCGCCGCCCTGGCCCGGATCGCCAAGGCGGCGACCGACACGCTCGGCATCGCCCCGGATCGCTGCTGGGTGACGTGGCAGCGGCTGGACCGCGACGCCGCGTACCGGCCGCAGTGGCAGGGGGACGGGCCGTATCCGCCGATCGGCTTCGTGACCTGCAAAGCGTCGTATCCGGCCGCTCTCGTCGGCGACCTGCTCCGGGCGGTGCAGGGGGAACTCGCGGCGGTCCTGGGGATCCCCGGGTCGGACATCTACCTGGCCGTGCGCCGGGGTATCGAGGGAGAGCTGCTGGTGCGTGACGAGATCTGGAACGGGGACGACGTGCCGGCGGTGACGGCGCAGCCGGTGGCGCACGTGGTCGGGGGGCGCGAGGAGGTCTTCGACGACGCGTGGGACGGCGTGGAGGCGGTGATCCGGCTGGACGGCTCGCGATTCGGGCCGGAGGCGCTGTACGGGCTGGCCGACTTCTCCCACCTCGAGGTGGTGTTCCAGTTCGACCGGGTGCCACTGTCCAAGATCGAGACCGGGGCCCGGCACCCGCGCGGCAACACCGAGTGGCCGCTGGTCGGCATCTTCGCCCAGCGCGGCAAGAACCGCCCGAACCGGATCGGGGTGTCGCGCTGCAAGCTGCACCGGGTGGACGGGCTGGACATTCACGTGAGCGGCCTCGACGCGGTGGCGGGCAGCCCCGTGCTCGACATCAAGCCGTACATGGCCGAGTTCGGGCCGCGCGGCACGGTCCGTCAGCCGGCCTGGACGGAGGAGATCATGCGGGACTACTACTGA
- a CDS encoding alpha/beta fold hydrolase encodes MEPALAAHPFIELPDYDRVPGTAAGSAPGSMLLVHGFGGDKNQLRELGDALCPAGSAAFYPSLRAHGASPKPIWGYSVLDFAADLHRIADVFPQEIHAVGYSYGALVSAISATTWGARRIRSLVVIDQSFAAHPEEHEVDEWVEGSLLRWHYDFTHMLDLLQLLEVPVLVLASPDSGTISPAEEKELLARQSPLLTYRHISGSHATCYRDTPHLTGLIADFYRSLPAAG; translated from the coding sequence ATGGAACCGGCTCTCGCGGCACACCCGTTCATCGAACTGCCCGACTACGACCGCGTCCCGGGCACAGCGGCCGGCTCCGCCCCCGGCTCGATGCTCCTGGTCCACGGCTTCGGCGGCGACAAGAACCAGCTCCGTGAACTGGGCGACGCCCTTTGCCCGGCCGGCTCGGCAGCGTTCTACCCGTCCCTGCGAGCTCACGGCGCCAGCCCGAAGCCGATCTGGGGCTATTCGGTCCTGGACTTCGCCGCCGACCTGCACCGCATCGCCGACGTCTTCCCCCAGGAAATCCATGCCGTCGGCTATTCGTACGGCGCCCTGGTGAGCGCCATCTCGGCGACGACGTGGGGCGCCCGCCGCATCCGCAGTCTCGTCGTGATCGACCAGTCCTTCGCCGCCCACCCGGAGGAGCACGAGGTCGACGAGTGGGTCGAGGGCAGCCTCCTGCGCTGGCACTACGACTTCACCCACATGCTCGACTTGTTGCAGCTCCTCGAGGTCCCGGTGCTGGTTCTGGCCTCCCCCGACAGCGGAACGATCTCCCCCGCCGAGGAGAAGGAGCTGCTCGCCCGCCAGAGCCCTCTTCTCACCTACCGGCACATCTCCGGCTCCCACGCCACCTGTTACCGCGACACCCCGCACCTGACCGGCCTGATCGCCGATTTCTATCGAAGCCTCCCGGCCGCCGGATGA
- a CDS encoding contact-dependent growth inhibition system immunity protein, translated as MKPRWEQSLEEIEGDVWGAAPADATKLIATVHELRRKPIGSLEVEDLRVLLGQREGVPVLVPRALDILEHDPLAEGDYYPGDLLNAVLNRVPADYWAAHPGEAARLHALVDTIKPAEVDDDPLRAAVVAFMGRSGSSRSS; from the coding sequence ATGAAGCCGCGATGGGAGCAGTCCCTCGAAGAGATCGAAGGCGACGTCTGGGGTGCTGCGCCGGCCGACGCCACCAAGCTCATCGCCACGGTCCACGAGCTGCGCCGCAAACCGATCGGCTCGCTGGAGGTCGAGGATCTGCGAGTCCTGCTCGGCCAGCGGGAAGGTGTCCCGGTACTGGTGCCGCGGGCACTGGACATCCTCGAACACGACCCGTTGGCCGAGGGTGATTACTACCCGGGCGACTTGCTGAACGCCGTCCTGAACCGCGTCCCGGCAGACTACTGGGCTGCCCATCCCGGCGAGGCGGCTCGCCTGCATGCCCTGGTCGACACCATCAAGCCGGCGGAAGTCGACGATGACCCGCTGCGGGCCGCCGTTGTCGCCTTCATGGGCCGGTCGGGGTCGTCTCGCTCATCCTAA
- a CDS encoding RICIN domain-containing protein yields the protein MHFPNPGLRAGARLLCAAIAVGVSLGLLAAPAVAADEPICLRGPNPTVYYKITNVATGKSLNVARKSRVSGASVIQWTYAGGTNEQWRAICAANWQYKLVARHSGLVLDLAATDAVQTHYTGVLSQKWGISRVGQEGALATFQLYNQGAGTVIQAAADGIAVKPADSDDSNRQQLWTFEETGAV from the coding sequence ATGCATTTCCCGAACCCCGGCCTGCGGGCCGGCGCCCGGCTCCTCTGCGCCGCTATCGCCGTCGGCGTATCGCTCGGCCTCCTCGCGGCACCGGCCGTGGCCGCCGACGAGCCGATCTGCCTGCGCGGACCGAACCCCACCGTCTACTACAAGATCACTAACGTGGCGACCGGGAAGTCGCTCAACGTCGCCCGCAAGTCCAGGGTGAGCGGCGCCTCCGTCATCCAGTGGACGTACGCCGGCGGCACCAACGAGCAATGGCGAGCCATTTGCGCGGCAAACTGGCAGTACAAGCTCGTCGCCCGGCACAGCGGTCTGGTGCTCGACCTGGCCGCCACGGACGCCGTGCAGACGCACTACACCGGAGTCCTCAGCCAGAAGTGGGGCATCTCGCGAGTCGGCCAGGAAGGCGCTCTCGCGACGTTCCAGCTGTACAACCAGGGAGCAGGCACGGTCATCCAGGCAGCTGCCGACGGCATCGCTGTGAAGCCGGCTGATTCCGATGACAGCAACCGGCAGCAGTTGTGGACGTTCGAAGAGACCGGAGCGGTTTGA
- a CDS encoding MoaD/ThiS family protein has translation MPITVHLPTALRVCAGGRRTVEGAGTTFHDLLDDLDSRHPGLRDKVLTPEGALHRLVRIRLNDDKHTLREPPTRLTDGDAVTLQSAVDGGALGFAAAAALFGSLA, from the coding sequence ATGCCCATCACTGTGCACCTGCCCACCGCCCTGCGGGTCTGCGCCGGCGGCCGGCGCACCGTCGAAGGCGCCGGCACCACCTTCCACGACCTCCTCGACGACCTGGACAGCCGACATCCGGGCCTACGCGACAAAGTCCTCACCCCGGAGGGTGCCCTGCACCGCCTCGTCCGGATCCGCCTCAACGATGACAAGCACACCCTGCGTGAACCACCGACCCGCTTGACTGACGGCGACGCGGTGACGTTGCAGTCCGCTGTGGATGGTGGCGCGCTCGGCTTCGCGGCGGCAGCCGCACTCTTCGGGTCCCTGGCCTGA
- a CDS encoding DUF6895 family protein, with protein MSELSMPDSSLRGQVIGLPAWPALIPELPATPRGQAPAVILDQALTWLSGNLGWLDPHRWEQHLRARPFPGTTVLELLVLCRRLPAGPLTRRVTEQCLDAAQAITAEPDFVAGLYRTDPVFTYRVWLLALLSEFGRPVHELNDAVQTLLDTGCGDLTNLGRQPFAALELRYALDLGGFTSTLPDLKQLYSRTMLAHRADPLYVSDTEAYAITHILFYLSDFGRRAPFVGDPAGLARLRGLIGTLLGIYLARNDLDLSAELMLCAQLVGMGEHELVRHGWRRLADAQRDGGQIPGPLYRQSTRDGVDGDKADAYTFGTCYHTTVVAALAAAERERKYGSEPH; from the coding sequence ATGAGCGAGCTGAGCATGCCGGACAGCAGTCTGCGCGGGCAGGTCATCGGCCTGCCCGCCTGGCCCGCGCTGATCCCGGAACTGCCCGCCACCCCTCGCGGCCAGGCCCCGGCGGTGATCCTCGACCAGGCGCTGACCTGGCTGTCGGGCAACCTCGGCTGGCTCGACCCGCACCGCTGGGAGCAGCACCTCCGGGCCCGCCCGTTCCCCGGCACCACCGTGCTGGAACTGCTGGTGCTGTGCCGGCGGCTGCCCGCCGGGCCGCTCACCCGCCGGGTCACCGAGCAGTGCCTGGACGCCGCGCAGGCCATCACCGCGGAACCGGACTTCGTCGCCGGCCTGTACCGCACCGACCCGGTCTTCACCTACCGGGTCTGGCTGCTGGCGCTGCTGTCGGAGTTCGGCCGCCCGGTCCACGAGCTCAACGACGCCGTACAGACCCTGCTCGACACCGGATGCGGCGACCTGACCAACCTGGGCCGGCAACCGTTCGCCGCCCTGGAGCTGCGCTACGCCCTGGACCTGGGCGGATTCACCAGCACCCTGCCGGACCTCAAGCAGCTGTACTCGCGCACCATGCTCGCCCACCGCGCCGACCCGCTGTACGTCAGCGACACCGAGGCGTACGCGATCACGCACATCCTGTTCTACCTCAGCGACTTCGGCCGCCGCGCCCCGTTCGTCGGTGACCCCGCCGGCCTGGCCCGGCTGCGCGGCCTGATCGGCACCCTGCTCGGCATCTACCTGGCCCGCAACGACCTCGACCTGAGCGCCGAACTGATGCTCTGCGCCCAGCTGGTCGGCATGGGCGAGCACGAGCTGGTCCGGCACGGCTGGCGGCGCCTGGCCGACGCCCAGCGCGACGGCGGGCAGATCCCCGGACCGCTGTACCGCCAGAGCACCCGCGACGGGGTCGACGGCGACAAGGCAGACGCCTACACCTTCGGCACCTGCTATCACACCACGGTCGTCGCGGCCCTCGCGGCGGCGGAACGGGAGCGGAAATATGGCAGTGAACCTCACTGA
- a CDS encoding ABC transporter permease, translated as MVTTTAVAPAGEAALVTSARAILIIAQRDLFRQVRHPGVLAAQAVQILFFVLVYAVGFDGMIAPVDGVAFSAYVYPGIIAVQVVTVGISSGLTYAWDRDYGVLREMLVAPVPRICLPLGKVAATVALMAAQSAVMLAVAPLLDLPLSVLSFAAGVGVYAATAAVFSVIGLLLATVIASVQTLQAAVQMGMYPLLFLSGSVFNPDQVPSWLATAMAINPMTYAVDLARHALLATPSGLPVWLDLVVLGALLAIAGTVLRARVGS; from the coding sequence ATGGTCACGACCACGGCGGTCGCCCCCGCCGGCGAAGCCGCGCTGGTCACCAGCGCCCGCGCCATCCTGATCATCGCCCAGCGCGACCTGTTCCGGCAGGTGCGCCACCCCGGCGTGCTGGCCGCCCAGGCCGTCCAGATCCTGTTCTTCGTGCTGGTCTACGCGGTCGGGTTCGACGGCATGATCGCCCCGGTCGACGGTGTCGCGTTCAGCGCGTACGTCTATCCCGGGATCATCGCGGTGCAGGTGGTGACCGTCGGGATCAGCTCCGGGCTCACCTACGCCTGGGATCGCGACTACGGGGTGCTGCGCGAGATGCTGGTCGCCCCGGTGCCGCGGATCTGCCTGCCGCTGGGCAAGGTCGCCGCCACGGTCGCGCTGATGGCCGCGCAGAGCGCCGTCATGCTGGCCGTCGCACCGCTGCTCGACCTGCCGCTGAGCGTGCTCTCGTTCGCCGCCGGCGTCGGCGTGTACGCGGCGACCGCCGCGGTGTTCAGCGTCATCGGCCTGCTGCTGGCCACGGTGATCGCCTCGGTGCAGACCTTGCAGGCCGCGGTCCAGATGGGCATGTACCCGCTGCTGTTCCTGTCCGGGTCGGTGTTCAACCCCGATCAGGTGCCGTCCTGGCTGGCGACCGCGATGGCGATCAACCCCATGACGTACGCGGTGGACCTCGCCCGGCACGCGCTGCTGGCCACCCCCTCCGGGCTTCCGGTATGGCTGGACCTCGTCGTGCTGGGCGCACTGTTGGCTATCGCGGGCACCGTCCTGCGCGCCCGAGTCGGGAGCTGA
- a CDS encoding ABC transporter ATP-binding protein gives MTAAFDIDTLRVTYGEVVAVDGISLRSAPGRITALLGPNGAGKSSLLQALSTALTPAAGSITIFGHDVRQQPALARRRLGLVFQERTLDQDLSVWQNLWFHARLFGLSRPDARQAITRLLEQFGLAHRAGDPVSALSGGLSRRVEIIRALVHQPSLLILDEPTTALDPQARRQVWDDLRRLRAEAGTTILYSTHYLDEAEYADDVVIVDGGTVVEQGSPAVLKAGLGSSRVLLSTGDDTLALTTLTAAGFDAVPHGGGIAVPCAEPERRIAAIIAALTVPVLSVSVQHPSLDDVFLALSAAGAEVRL, from the coding sequence GTGACCGCCGCCTTCGACATCGACACCCTGCGGGTCACCTACGGCGAGGTGGTGGCCGTCGACGGGATCAGCCTGCGCTCCGCACCCGGGCGCATCACCGCGCTGCTCGGGCCCAACGGCGCCGGCAAGTCCAGCCTGCTGCAGGCGCTGTCCACCGCGCTGACGCCGGCCGCGGGCAGCATCACCATCTTCGGGCACGACGTACGGCAGCAGCCGGCCCTGGCCCGGCGCCGGCTCGGCCTGGTCTTCCAGGAACGCACCCTGGACCAGGACCTGAGCGTGTGGCAGAACCTGTGGTTCCACGCCCGCCTGTTCGGCCTGTCCCGCCCCGACGCCCGACAGGCCATCACCCGGCTGCTGGAGCAGTTCGGCCTCGCGCACCGCGCGGGCGACCCGGTCAGCGCGCTCTCCGGCGGCCTGTCCCGCCGGGTGGAGATCATCCGGGCCCTGGTGCACCAGCCCAGCCTGCTGATCCTGGACGAGCCGACCACCGCCCTGGACCCGCAGGCCCGCCGGCAGGTGTGGGACGACCTGCGCCGGCTGCGGGCCGAGGCGGGCACCACCATCCTGTACTCGACGCACTATCTCGACGAGGCCGAGTACGCCGACGACGTGGTGATCGTCGACGGCGGCACGGTGGTCGAACAGGGCTCCCCGGCCGTACTGAAAGCGGGTCTTGGCTCTTCGCGGGTTTTGCTGTCCACCGGCGACGACACGCTGGCGCTGACCACGCTGACCGCGGCCGGTTTCGACGCCGTGCCGCACGGCGGCGGGATAGCCGTGCCCTGCGCCGAGCCGGAACGCCGGATCGCCGCGATCATCGCCGCGCTCACCGTGCCGGTGCTGTCGGTGTCGGTGCAGCACCCCTCCCTGGACGACGTCTTTCTCGCGCTCAGCGCCGCCGGCGCGGAAGTGAGGCTGTGA
- a CDS encoding flavoprotein, with protein sequence MSAVTLPQRLLIGVSGSVAALNLPAYLHALRVAGVQQLVAVLTHTAQQFTPPATLKLICDAVYTDDDHGRGHVALGRWAEQIVVLPATAHLLGCLAHGLAPNLLATTLLATDAPITLVPAMNEVMWRRPAVRRNVDTLRGDGHRVVEPLPGSTYEVASRSIVAGLTTPPPESLVQLLGGVTA encoded by the coding sequence ATGTCCGCGGTCACGCTGCCGCAGCGGCTGCTCATCGGGGTCAGCGGATCGGTCGCCGCGCTGAACCTGCCCGCGTACCTGCACGCCCTGCGCGTCGCCGGCGTCCAGCAACTGGTCGCCGTCCTCACCCACACCGCGCAGCAGTTCACGCCGCCGGCCACCCTGAAACTGATCTGCGACGCCGTCTACACCGACGACGACCACGGCCGCGGGCACGTCGCCCTGGGCCGGTGGGCCGAGCAGATCGTCGTGCTGCCCGCCACCGCGCACCTGCTCGGCTGCCTGGCGCACGGCCTGGCGCCGAACCTGCTGGCCACCACCCTGCTGGCCACCGACGCCCCGATCACCCTGGTCCCGGCGATGAACGAGGTGATGTGGCGGCGCCCGGCAGTACGCCGCAACGTCGACACGCTGCGCGGTGACGGTCACCGGGTCGTCGAGCCGCTGCCGGGCAGCACGTACGAGGTGGCCAGCCGGTCGATCGTGGCCGGGCTGACCACTCCCCCGCCGGAATCACTGGTCCAGCTGCTGGGCGGGGTGACCGCGTGA
- a CDS encoding lanthionine synthetase C family protein produces the protein MTVTDLPTPPVTVLPRAREAVLLVADRLADPDTVAAIADDDGNREPIFNASLWGPLTLSNGLPGVALLYAELARTDARWLSVAHRHVQRAAQLMSSSPARGLHAGPAALLTAAQSCAAATGSGQYATLRRNLAGWLATDQQRRLDEFAARTDHGVPWAAYDVINGMSGTGRLLLDVVDDPAEDSPTARRALDRTLRHLVRLSEPITVDGVETPGWWVPADLQPIKQDQETYPRGDFNLGLAHGAAGPLTLLALAARRGHEVPGQRAAVERIATWFTGWTLTDEHGAYWPCRVSWDEQVAADRPGTAFTRTAWCYGAPGVASALYLAGDVYAVDSWRQAAVAALHAALARPEQRWHLDGPTVCHGSAGFAQVLWRVGTASGDPGLLTGAARVARRTLEFLDPQAPFGFAHLVPDSPRGWQDATGYRSLNVAGALEGAAGVACTLLPFTGDIPGTDRAWDRCLALS, from the coding sequence ATGACCGTCACCGACCTGCCCACCCCGCCGGTGACGGTGCTGCCCCGGGCCCGTGAGGCGGTGCTGCTGGTGGCCGACCGGCTGGCCGACCCGGACACCGTGGCCGCGATCGCCGATGACGACGGCAACCGGGAACCGATTTTCAACGCGTCGCTGTGGGGGCCGCTGACCCTGTCCAACGGCCTGCCCGGCGTCGCGCTGCTCTACGCCGAACTGGCCCGCACCGACGCCCGATGGTTGTCGGTCGCGCACCGGCACGTGCAGCGGGCCGCGCAGCTGATGTCCTCGTCCCCGGCACGGGGCCTGCACGCCGGGCCCGCCGCGCTGCTGACCGCCGCACAGAGCTGCGCCGCCGCCACCGGCAGCGGGCAGTATGCGACGCTGCGCCGCAACCTGGCCGGCTGGCTCGCCACCGACCAGCAGCGCCGCCTCGACGAGTTCGCCGCCCGCACCGACCACGGCGTGCCCTGGGCCGCCTACGACGTGATCAACGGGATGTCCGGGACCGGCCGGCTGCTGCTGGACGTGGTCGACGACCCGGCCGAGGACTCTCCCACCGCACGGCGGGCCCTGGACCGCACGCTGCGCCACCTGGTCCGGCTCAGCGAGCCGATCACGGTCGACGGCGTCGAGACGCCCGGCTGGTGGGTCCCCGCCGACCTGCAACCGATCAAGCAGGACCAGGAGACCTACCCACGCGGCGACTTCAACCTGGGACTGGCGCACGGCGCCGCCGGGCCGCTGACCCTGCTGGCGCTCGCCGCCCGCCGCGGCCACGAGGTTCCCGGCCAGCGCGCCGCCGTCGAGCGCATCGCCACCTGGTTCACCGGCTGGACGCTGACCGACGAGCACGGCGCGTACTGGCCGTGCCGGGTCTCCTGGGACGAGCAGGTCGCCGCCGACCGGCCCGGCACGGCGTTCACCAGGACGGCCTGGTGCTACGGCGCCCCCGGCGTGGCCAGCGCCCTGTACCTGGCCGGCGACGTCTACGCCGTCGACAGCTGGCGGCAGGCCGCCGTCGCGGCGCTGCACGCGGCACTGGCCCGGCCCGAGCAGCGCTGGCATCTCGACGGCCCGACGGTGTGCCACGGCTCGGCCGGGTTCGCGCAGGTGCTGTGGCGCGTAGGCACTGCCTCGGGTGACCCCGGGCTGCTCACCGGCGCCGCCCGCGTCGCCCGCCGGACGCTGGAGTTCCTGGACCCGCAGGCACCGTTCGGCTTCGCGCACCTGGTGCCCGACTCGCCGCGCGGCTGGCAGGACGCCACCGGTTACCGGTCGCTGAACGTGGCCGGCGCCCTGGAGGGCGCCGCCGGGGTGGCCTGCACCCTGCTGCCGTTCACCGGTGACATCCCGGGCACCGACCGTGCCTGGGACCGCTGCCTGGCGCTGAGCTGA
- a CDS encoding lantibiotic dehydratase yields MSTRALRAWDNFLVRAPLAATSAATGLEQNTDPADGRAGYLAVLHAANRDARLVEALTLATPTLTAVLDRVAAGQADTLKLTQLRRAALAVLRYDIRMRTRPTPFGLFAGVTSGRFDTTAKAEWHERHRSRTHADMGWLLKLVRRFETDPAILRYLPLQAHQALVRRGDRIVLDVPSTPGVRPGETSRASVSIRNSPIVDAAVRSARRLIPFADLSAALAAEFSSAPAERIDALLITLVEQEVLMTGLRPPLDGGDPLEHVITVLERAAPAAAAPLRAFDQRRRAYDMVAVGAGRDALTGLLQAAERLQEHTNPLHIDLAIDADFRLPEAVRAEVESAADLLWRMSAPRLGMRPLRAYHMRFLERYGADRVVPLLELLDGNRSLGAPAGYEWPASEAPADPPDEPVSIARNRRITLLAAEAIRQRRREIVLDPDSVRDLLHDDADPADLPNSCELYVHVVAASQDSLAGDDFRVVLSPSPGSHHAGATMARFADLLPDSRQLTDEQRRRPQHVAGAITADLAFTPRSSRAANLAHTTAHTGRRISVGLPDAPGVEQIALDDIGVAATLERMCAIHLPTGREIIPQLPSMVSPAVQAPNAARLLYEIGLEGQRLWEPWNWGPMADAPYLPRVRYGRTVIAAATWRVDPLRADLDDPGRWAAAVEAWRQAWDVPRRVMVVSTDQRLVLDLSNPWHLELLRDEVRKDAGLVAQEVAGEYEGWLDHGTGGHTVEIVVPLSRRRTPPSRPGHVAHLDGDRTPGPATGEWLYFQVYGTRRGQDDLLREQLPALVQTAAQHGADRWFFIRYTDSQGHHLRIRLHGTPSAQWAQAGTAVGDLLAQWQHAGIAGGHRLDQFDPELERYGGAAARDAAELIFQQDSTAAINLLRLAKDPHFPYTLDELTVFSTAALAQAFGLPLPGARWVDEQYADDPAAAWLSITGSRRDLPDAFRKRAGWWRQRVDPDSGFTALAGEPAGQSVLRVLHQRDEAVRAFAQRLRDTASRTPQARVAGSLLHMTCNRLIGGDSAREQEILGIARGAVQDNHARRRHTR; encoded by the coding sequence ATGTCTACCCGAGCGCTGCGTGCGTGGGACAACTTTTTGGTACGGGCGCCGCTGGCGGCAACGTCCGCCGCGACCGGCCTCGAGCAGAACACCGACCCGGCCGACGGGCGCGCCGGCTACCTTGCCGTGCTGCACGCCGCGAACCGCGACGCCCGGCTGGTCGAGGCGCTGACCCTGGCGACTCCCACGCTGACCGCGGTCCTGGACCGGGTCGCCGCCGGGCAGGCCGACACGCTCAAACTCACCCAGCTGCGCCGCGCGGCCCTGGCGGTGCTGCGCTACGACATCCGGATGCGGACCCGGCCCACCCCGTTCGGCCTGTTCGCCGGCGTCACCAGTGGACGCTTCGACACCACCGCGAAAGCCGAATGGCATGAGCGGCACCGGTCCCGCACCCACGCCGACATGGGCTGGCTGCTGAAACTGGTCCGGCGCTTCGAGACCGACCCGGCGATCCTGCGGTATCTGCCGCTGCAAGCGCACCAGGCGCTGGTGCGGCGCGGGGACCGAATCGTGCTGGACGTCCCGTCGACCCCCGGGGTACGGCCCGGCGAGACCAGCCGCGCCTCGGTGTCGATTCGCAACTCGCCGATCGTCGACGCCGCCGTGCGGAGCGCGCGCCGGCTCATCCCGTTCGCCGATCTGAGCGCCGCGCTGGCCGCCGAGTTCTCCTCCGCGCCCGCCGAGCGCATCGACGCACTGCTCATCACGCTGGTCGAGCAAGAGGTGCTGATGACCGGGCTGCGGCCGCCGCTGGACGGCGGCGACCCGCTGGAGCACGTCATCACCGTGCTGGAGCGAGCCGCCCCGGCCGCCGCCGCGCCGCTGCGCGCGTTCGACCAGCGCCGCCGCGCCTACGACATGGTGGCCGTCGGCGCGGGCCGCGACGCGCTCACCGGACTGCTCCAGGCCGCCGAAAGGTTGCAGGAGCACACCAATCCGCTGCACATCGACCTGGCCATCGACGCCGACTTCCGCCTGCCCGAGGCGGTGCGCGCCGAGGTGGAGTCGGCCGCCGACCTGCTCTGGCGCATGTCGGCGCCCCGGCTCGGGATGCGGCCGCTGCGGGCGTACCACATGCGGTTCCTGGAGCGCTACGGCGCCGACCGGGTGGTGCCGCTGCTCGAACTGCTCGACGGCAACCGGTCGCTGGGCGCGCCGGCCGGGTACGAGTGGCCGGCCAGCGAGGCCCCGGCCGACCCGCCGGACGAGCCGGTCTCGATCGCCCGCAACCGCCGGATCACCCTGCTGGCCGCGGAGGCGATCCGGCAGCGCCGCCGCGAGATCGTCCTGGACCCGGACAGCGTCCGCGATCTGCTGCACGACGACGCCGACCCGGCCGACCTGCCCAACTCCTGCGAGCTGTACGTGCACGTCGTGGCTGCCTCCCAGGACTCGCTGGCCGGTGACGACTTCCGCGTCGTACTGTCGCCCAGCCCCGGCTCGCACCACGCCGGCGCCACCATGGCCCGGTTCGCCGACCTGCTGCCCGACAGCCGGCAGCTGACCGATGAGCAGCGGCGTCGCCCGCAGCACGTCGCCGGGGCGATCACCGCCGACCTGGCGTTCACCCCGCGTTCCAGCCGGGCGGCGAACCTGGCGCACACCACGGCGCACACCGGCCGGCGCATCAGCGTCGGGCTGCCGGACGCCCCCGGGGTGGAACAGATCGCCCTCGACGACATCGGCGTCGCCGCGACCCTCGAGCGGATGTGCGCCATCCACCTGCCGACCGGCCGCGAGATCATCCCGCAGCTGCCCAGCATGGTCAGCCCCGCCGTGCAGGCGCCCAACGCCGCCCGGCTGCTCTACGAGATCGGCCTGGAGGGTCAGCGGCTCTGGGAGCCGTGGAACTGGGGGCCGATGGCCGACGCGCCGTACCTGCCCCGGGTCCGCTACGGGCGTACCGTGATCGCGGCCGCGACCTGGCGGGTCGACCCCCTGCGCGCCGACCTCGACGACCCGGGTCGCTGGGCCGCGGCCGTCGAGGCGTGGCGGCAGGCGTGGGACGTGCCGCGCCGGGTCATGGTGGTCAGCACCGACCAGCGGCTGGTGCTGGACCTGAGCAACCCCTGGCACCTCGAACTGCTGCGCGACGAGGTCCGCAAGGACGCCGGTCTGGTGGCCCAGGAGGTCGCCGGGGAGTACGAGGGCTGGCTCGACCACGGCACCGGCGGGCACACCGTCGAGATCGTCGTGCCGCTCTCGCGCCGGCGCACCCCGCCGTCGCGTCCCGGGCACGTGGCCCACCTCGACGGTGACCGCACCCCCGGCCCGGCCACCGGGGAATGGCTCTACTTCCAGGTGTACGGAACCCGCCGCGGCCAGGACGACCTGCTGCGCGAGCAGCTGCCCGCCCTGGTGCAGACCGCCGCTCAGCACGGCGCCGACCGGTGGTTCTTCATCCGCTACACCGACAGTCAGGGCCACCACCTGCGGATCCGGCTGCACGGCACCCCGTCGGCGCAGTGGGCGCAGGCCGGCACCGCGGTCGGTGACCTGCTCGCCCAATGGCAGCACGCCGGCATCGCCGGCGGGCACCGCCTCGACCAGTTCGACCCGGAACTGGAACGCTACGGCGGCGCGGCGGCCCGCGACGCCGCCGAACTGATCTTCCAGCAGGACAGCACCGCGGCGATCAACCTGCTGCGGCTGGCCAAGGACCCACATTTTCCGTACACCCTGGACGAGCTGACCGTGTTCTCCACGGCCGCGCTGGCGCAGGCGTTCGGCCTGCCGCTGCCCGGCGCGCGCTGGGTGGATGAGCAGTACGCCGACGACCCGGCCGCCGCCTGGCTGTCCATCACCGGGTCCCGGCGCGACCTGCCCGACGCGTTCCGCAAACGGGCCGGCTGGTGGCGCCAGCGGGTCGACCCGGACAGCGGGTTCACCGCCCTCGCCGGTGAGCCGGCCGGGCAGAGCGTGCTGCGGGTGCTGCACCAGCGCGACGAAGCGGTCCGGGCGTTCGCGCAACGGCTGCGGGACACCGCGTCACGCACTCCGCAGGCCCGCGTCGCCGGCAGCCTGCTGCACATGACATGCAACCGGCTCATCGGCGGTGACTCCGCCCGCGAGCAGGAGATCCTCGGCATCGCCCGGGGCGCCGTGCAGGACAACCACGCCCGCAGGAGGCACACCCGATGA